CCGAAAGTGTACAACATGGATACATGAAATTGTCGACGTGCATATAAGAATTCTTGTAACTAATAATCTGATATGGCCTAAACCACATAATCTTCTGCCAATTATCGACGCACATATTATTGACATGCTAAATGAAACACTGCAAAAGAAGGGTATGAGCGTGACACAGGCACACATCCAGCAGAGAGGGCGCACAAGCGATACACAGCTCTTCCGCCTCGCCGGCCGCACACATCCCCTTGCAGGTGACTGCCGGTTTCCTCCGCCGCTCCCTCAACCTTGAGGCCGCGTGCCATGGCGCACTCGATGACACATAGGTTGACCGCCTGCTCAACTGGATCATACATGGCTGCCACTGCATGTATGTGCCGACACCGCCTCTCTAGGTCCGACTCAGCTGTGGCCTGCCGGTCGAGGGGCTCCAAGATGGACAAGCCACCATTCCCAGCGGACCAGATACACATCGCCTGTGCACGGCCACTGTCCATGGCGCAGCCTTCACGCTCCATGGAAAATGAGGATCGGGAAGGAGGAGGGTGTCGTGTAGGAGGATGTCCAGAGGCAGCGCTGCCCGGGAGCAACGGACGAATGGACGAGAGAAGGAGTAAGATTTTTTTCCCTTGGCTGAATGTATAAGGAGCATGTTGGGGCCCACCTGTTGCGCAAAGCACAGCAGCCGTTTGATCAAATTAGACGGTCCAGATGGCTGGACAGTGAACTCACCACAAACTCCAGTCTTTATGGCAGTAAAGAGTAGAGATTTTACCTCAATCCATTCTCCCATTAGTTTTTGGAACTTGTGACCTGTAGCATTAAACCATGCCTACCGAAGTGCCTTTTCGAACCACATGATCATTAAGATACAAAATCACTACTTTTCCTTGGAAACAAAAGTTTGGATGTGCATCTGCTGGTTTAGCAAAAAATTTTTTTTTATGAAATGAGACATCTGCCCGTGTACCTGCGAACTGAAGTTATGCCCCCCTCTCCACACGCACATCACTCTGTTTATTCGTGATCCGAGCAAACAGTAAATCTCATGACTGGTCTGTATCTGTAACCTGATCCTTCTATTTACATTTCTTTGGCAAATTATCATTATCAGTTATACTATAAAAGGAAATCTACATACAAGATTTTTGAAATCACTAGCCGTTGTCAGGCATGATCTTGTTTAACCATTTTTGCGCCCCTAAGAGAACTTAGATAACCTGTCATTGCCATTTAACTTGTTCTGCTATCTCCTGACTAACATGATATGCTACAATTTTCTAATAACTTTAGTTTTCTTGTAGCTTTGTCCCATAATTTGTATAACATCCTTCTTCATTTCTTCGTTTATTTCCTATATGTGGGACTGGTGGTAATTTTATTAGTATCGATTTGTTACGCGCCAACCTTAAACTTTACACGTATTAAATACAATGTCAATGTATTAAATACTCTGTCTACTTCTCCATTTTGATCTTTTAATGACTTCCTGTTTATGCTATTGCTTGCCACTCTTCCTTCCCAGAATTATGCAACAGCATCTCATGAAAACAAAGGAATTGAAATAGCCTTAAGTACTAATGTTACCAGTTAATAAAAGACACTGTTATCATGTAAGGAAAGTAAATATTCTGAAGTTTATATAGACTCATTCACTACTTTCGGGTTGATAGAACCAGCAAGGCTTATTTTGTAGCATGCTTCTAGGTTAGCTCAAGTTTGGTGAAATGCAGTAGTTATTTTGAGCTTACCCTCGTAACATCAACCCATTTCTAGGTATGGTTGGATGAAATGGTTGCACACCCTGTCCCTGAAGATGCTTATGCAAGGATGGCATTACTTTCAACTAAATAACCCTGAAAAGAACTTGTATATTTCCTTTCTGGTCTTTGTGATGCTTCCAAAACATATATGTCCATGGTTTGTGAACTACCAAGTTGGAAGCAACTCTAGAAAGAAGAGTTAGATATGTGGTGTTATATGTGGTATTTGAGGTGCTCCTCTTCCACAAgatgctctttttttttttgcagtgATAGATGAGCTTTTGGCGATGATTTTACTCAATTTATATTTTTTTCATCAACATCATATATTTTTTTTCCAGAAATTCTCACGCAGGTTGACTAATCATTTCCATCTGTATAAATCATTGACAGGAGGTTGCCACTGATACATGCGTGTACAAAAGGGTTCTCCGTAAATCTGCCGGGGAACCTACAGATGTCCCAAAAGATGCAGCAACTGATCCTACTCTGCCTCGCACCAGAAGTGTTAGATGCTACAACTGTGGCTACCCAGAAGCTGCCTATTTTCAGGTCTGTTAATGAGCATTGTTCACCTATGTTTACCTCTGCAGTTGTCGCTAATGGTTATAACTACCATCTGTGCAAGTATGGGTGAATACTCTGTTCCTGCATCCTTTTCTGTTGGTGTGTGTACATTCCCATTAATCTTGATCCCTCCAACCTGCAGGCCCCGACAAAGGGAGAGCAAGGCCTGACGCTGTACTTCATCTGCTGCAGCCCTACCTGTGGTCACAGGTGGAGGGACTGACCACAGAACAAAGTGCTATTTCCTGGCACTGAGACTTGACTGGCCATGTGTTGTTCACCTTAACTTTGTAGCTTGTGGTATCTAGGTTCCGAAGTTTCATATGACTTGGCTGATGTGAGTATACTGTTTCTGGGCTCGTCCTCTTCAATCTTTATACTGCAGAGGGGTACAACTTCTTACAATTGAGTGATGTGCGTCTTCCCTTTTTATTACCTAGGCATTTAGCTCTCAAAGCGATCCTTACCTTGATTTCTCCCGATTCTTCGATGACTGTGCCAGACTCAAGTTTTGTCTCTTAAAAGCAACTCTAGCAGATACTGAACATACATGCAAAATTTGTACGCAAATTCCTTTTTCACTCTAATTCAAACTTATGTTTCTTGCAACTTCTCATCcccctcctcgaaataggctttcgccccgtttTATAAATAAAACTGCAACGGCCGAACCGATACATGATGGAGAGGAAAATCTCTTACAAagcaaatctatacctaataataaaggagctacccaaacggacgcgctggaccGTCCATTTttagccgtttgggtggccgcgcggaTCCGTTTGGGCGcgggtccgtttgggtcgcacgctgcggccaacgcgcggacgcagtgcaaatgtaaaaaataaaaaatatcaaaaggaaaacaacaaaaagtAAATTTAAACTAGGGattcattaaacttagccctattttgggcaatttttacacaaaagaaagccctatatgagctttaaactaaaaaaaagagCAAACCCTAGGCCAGGGGTTGGGAgcacggtggccgccggtgcgcagtactactcccagtagtactcgtcgtcgtcgccatcgATGAGGACGACGCCTCCCTGCGGCGACGCGCTATTCCGGCTGGACACGCCGGAGGGCGCCGGGGACTCCAGCCAGGGCGACCAAtgcgccctttcccaggcggagtgcgggtctggagggctcgccggcctgcgcagGCATGCGCGCCGCGCGGCCTCCTTCCGGAGCTGCTCCGCCGCGGCGGCTGCAGCTCCGCCTCCGCCGGAGCGTgccccggcgctcctcctcctccgccggagcggcccggcgctcctcctcctcccggagcgccgcaCGGCGCGTGGCCTCCTCCTCCCCGGCGAGCCATCACGAGCAAGGCCCACATCTCCTCCAGCGCGGAGGCTCGCGgcgtctcggcgaggtgcggccatttggccagctcctcgaggtcgccgagctcgcggacgccgcgagcgccgctGCGGCTCggggtcgtcgtcctcctcctcgggcTGCGGTGGGGCCGGGGCTGGGGCCGTGGCGCCGCCGCGGGCTCGttgatgtagaggccgccggggcggcggccagccCGCCTAGCAGGCGTGTgcggctgcgcgcgaggccgcgccgtcgccgAGGTGAAGCACGTGCGtcggcgcgcatcgtgctccacttcgaaccacaagtcccagttGGGACTTGTGTGGCCGTACGCGGGGTGCTcccggaggtccgccggcagctgcGCGCGGTGCCTCTGGATCCCCACGATGCGGGCGCGACCGGAGCCCGGGAtcggcggcaccggaacccgatctgggctcaggtgccaACCGTGGGGCAGGTGCACGTCCCCCCACGACATTGGGACGCCGGCATCGcagaacatctgcgccaccgctacggtgacgtagatccggtcgcggATGGGAGGAGCCGGCGGCCCCATGCCGAATGCCACCGACGCGATtcgccggctgctgccggcctcgtggtcgttggtgGACGGCTGGAACtcccgcttcggggccatggcggcgtggAAGCTCGTGCGTGTGTGCGGCCGGAGTGgagagtggggactggatagggacagtccccctcCCCTAGTTCACATgtaataggactggggcaccgacagctgggccagccacgcggaccaggcggacacgcgaggacaCCGCGTGCCATCCGTGgccaaagatacaaaggtattgctacagtagtaacaagcaccttgactcaaatataaaacaaaaattgcagaaataaaataatgggttatctcccataagcgcttttctttaacgtcttttagctaggcgcagaaagtgaaaatcaagtaacatcaagagaagaagcatcaacatcataatttgttctaataatagaatctgtaacatcccaacttttgcaaccttattTTAGTTGTCCAGAATGCAAAAAtctgggggaacaaaaactttttataaaTAGTTTGTTCAGATGATTTGTGTTGATCTGCTTGTTGGGTGAATTACCTTGCGCTGTTTGTttggatgaattgccttgatctgcttgCTAGAAGATTTTCTTAAGCTACCTCAAAGCAAAACCCATCTAGAGGTAAAACCAGCTAGCAACTCAC
This region of Lolium perenne isolate Kyuss_39 chromosome 2, Kyuss_2.0, whole genome shotgun sequence genomic DNA includes:
- the LOC127332675 gene encoding DNA-directed RNA polymerases II, IV and V subunit 9A — encoded protein: MSALKFCGQCNNMLYPQEDKEMRTLHYACSACEHKEVATDTCVYKRVLRKSAGEPTDVPKDAATDPTLPRTRSVRCYNCGYPEAAYFQAPTKGEQGLTLYFICCSPTCGHRWRD